GATCTCAATATGACTTTCATTTCTTCTTTTTCATCTATATTTAATCCTCTACTAGCCTGGCATATGAATATTAGAAGCAGTACCCTCATGCATTGAGCTGTCAGTCAGGTACTGAATAGTGCATGGACAAATGTTTCTTTCCTGAGCTTCTCCAGAGGATGGGGTAAAACCAGATCAGTCAGGGCTTTCGTCTTTGCAGTCTCAGTCTTCCTAAGGCAAGTTGAACAATACATAAATATAGTAAAACACCTTATAACCAACATAGTCTATCAGTACCACTGTAACACCTTCGTAGCTCCCAGTCATACAGCTTCCACCAATACGTTCAAGTTGAACCACACTAATCCTATACAAATGCCAATGCTGTATGGAAAGTGCTGACCATCACCATAATCACCCTTGTCTCCCTTGTTGCCTTGATGTATGTGGATATAGAAAGTGATGTGCAATCATTTGGTGTGTACAGGCTAGATCCAAGTACAGGGATGTTTGACTCCCTAGGAGTAGAACCATTAGTTAATTCTGAATTTGTCTTTAGAGATGAAAATGTCAATACCTCAGAAAGTAGTTACTATTACAAGTTGGTTGTATTTAATGCCTGTGGGCATAATGTTGACTCATCGAATATTGTTCAGACAATAAAGCTAGAAGCTGAAGGACAGGAAGATATCTCTAGTAGTCTGTCTTGGAATGCATTTAGAGGCTGGGATAATGGGGTAAGTGAATATGTAATTTATTTGGGAATAGATAGTGTTTTTGACGGTTCTTCCGTTGAGATAGTATCAGGAGAGACATTAAAATATCAAGATTATATTCCCAATGACGCAAATGGTTATGGTAGGTTCTGTTATTACGTTGAAGCGATTGGTTATTCAAACGGATTGGATGAGTTTGCTGGTGTGAGTAGATCAAATGTATCTTGTGCAAACCAAGAGGTATTGTTTGATACGATAGCCAATGTCTTTGATCCAACAAGTGAAATTTATGTCAATCGAACATTTGGGCCTATAGCGTCATTTATATTTAATGAAGGGTATCAGTTCTTCATCTTTAATAGATGGGGAGAGTTGATTTTTGAAACAAAGGATCCCTACGAAAAATGGACGGGTAAATACAAAGGTTCATTATGCCCTTCAAGTGTGTACGCATATCTCATCTATTATCGCTCTGCATCTGGGGAAAGCCGTCATAAGAAAGGTACCGTTACGCTGGTCTATTTGAACTCATCTTACTAAGGGTATTATCCCTGTTAGTAAGCTTGAATTCGCATATTTTTTGGTAAATTTGCACACCAATTTTTAACCGATTTCGCATGTCAACAGCAGAAGATAGAATTATTGAAGAGGGACTTACATACGATGATGTATTAATCGTTCCGTCATATTCAGACTTATTACCGAAAGATGTTAAGGTAACATCGATGTTTACTCGGAATATCCCATTAAATGCACCAATTGTTTCTGCAGCAATGGACACCGTTACCGAGGCAAGATTAGCAATTGCAATTGCTAGTGAAGGAGGCATTGGGATCCTACATAAAAACATGAGCATTAAGTCTCAAGCCGCTGAGGTTAGAAAGGTGAAACGTTCTGAAAGTGGAATGATTCAAGATCCAATTACGTTATTAGAGGATGCCAAAGTAAAAGATGCTTTAAAAATAATGCACGATTATAAAATCGGCGGTATCCCTGTAATTGATGGTTCTAATAAGTTGGTTGGAATTGTAACGAACAGGGATTTAAGATTTGAAAAAGACCTAGAAAAGGATGTTCGAGATGTGATGACAAAAGAGAACATTATCACTGTAGAAGAAGGGACAGGTTTGGATGTTGCTGAGGAGATTTTGCAAAAACACAAAATTGAAAAGCTACCTGTTGTAGATGGGGGTAATCGACTAATCGGATTAATTACTTACCGGGATATTAGTAAAGTAAAAATAAATCCAAACTCATGTAAGGATTCTTTTGGTAGGTTGAGAGTTGCAGGAGCAATAGGTATTGCTGCAGATACGATGGATAGAGTGGATGCTTTAGTTGCAGCCGAGGTAGATGCAGTCGCAATTGATACAGCTCATGGTCACTCTAAGTTAGTTATAGATCTGTTAAAAAAGATAAAAGAAAAGTATCCGAATCTTGATGTAGTGGTAGGGAATATCGCAACAGCGGAGGCTGCATTGGAATTAGTTAAGCATGGAGCGGATGCTGTTAAAGTAGGTATTGGGCCAGGTTCTATTTGTACTACACGAATAATTGCAGGAATTGGTGTTCCGCAATTGTCGGCAGTATTTAACGTTGCAGCGGCATTAGAGGGGACAGGAGTACCATTAATTGCTGATGGTGGAGTTCGGTTTAGTGGGGATATTGTAAAAGCAATTGCGGCAGGGGCAAGTTCTGTTATGCTTGGTTCATTGTTTGCAGGTGTCGATGAATCTCCAGGAGAAACAATAATTTTTGAAGGAAGAAAATTTAAAGTTTATAGAGGAATGGGCTCGTTGGAGGCTATGCAAAAAGGATCAAAAGACAGATATTTTCAAGAATCGGAAATGGATGCGAAAAAACTAGTCCCTGAAGGTATTTCTGGACGAGTAGCTTACAAAGGAACTTTATCAGAAGTTTTATACCAGTTAATTGGTGGTCTGAAAGCGGGGATGGGTTATACTGGATCTGCTACGGTTGAAGATTTGGCAAAAGCTAAGTTTATGAAAATATCTCCAGCGGCAATCACTGAAAGTCATCCTCATGGTGTGGCAATAACACGTGAAGCACCTAATTATAGCAGATAATTATTATTATGAAAAATATTCTTTGCATCTCTTTTCTGAGTTTGTTTGTTGTTGTGGGTAATGCAAGTGCTATTGACTCTAGTACAGTGATTTTGAAAATTGCTGGAGAAGATGTTACAAAAGGGGAGTTTCGCCGAGTATTCGAAAAAAATAACAATAACGATACTGGGCAACAGGCAATAAATGATTACCTCGAATTGTACATAAACTTTAAGCTTAAAGTAAAAGAAGCCGAAGAGATGCAGTTAGATAGTTCCAAAGCTTTTAAAAAGGAATTATTGGGTTACAGAAGACAACTTGCAGCTACATATCTAACGGATAAAGAACTGGAAGATCATTTTCTGAAAGAAGCATATGAGATGTACTCCACGGAGTTAAACACGTCACAATTGTTTCTTCCTTTAAGAAAGAAGGCATCACCTTCAGATACATTGAAGCTCTATAATAAGATTAGTGCCATTTATAAAGAGTATCAAAACGGAAAAAGTTTTGATGATCTTATTATGGAAAATACGGACAATGAAGATATAAAGCGAGTTAAGGGAAATATTGGTTTTCGTTCAGCATATTCACTTCTTTATACTTACAGTAAAGCAGTTCTGCATGCAGCAGATGGTGAAGTAGTAAAGCCTATAAGAACAAAATATGGATATCATTTGATTCGATTGGAAGGAAGAAGAGAGGCATTAGGTAAAATTAAGGTCGCCCATATTTTAATAAAGGCGGATAAGACTGGCTCTGAGGCGCTTGCA
This region of Flavobacteriales bacterium genomic DNA includes:
- a CDS encoding gliding motility-associated C-terminal domain-containing protein — protein: MLTITIITLVSLVALMYVDIESDVQSFGVYRLDPSTGMFDSLGVEPLVNSEFVFRDENVNTSESSYYYKLVVFNACGHNVDSSNIVQTIKLEAEGQEDISSSLSWNAFRGWDNGVSEYVIYLGIDSVFDGSSVEIVSGETLKYQDYIPNDANGYGRFCYYVEAIGYSNGLDEFAGVSRSNVSCANQEVLFDTIANVFDPTSEIYVNRTFGPIASFIFNEGYQFFIFNRWGELIFETKDPYEKWTGKYKGSLCPSSVYAYLIYYRSASGESRHKKGTVTLVYLNSSY
- the guaB gene encoding IMP dehydrogenase; protein product: MSTAEDRIIEEGLTYDDVLIVPSYSDLLPKDVKVTSMFTRNIPLNAPIVSAAMDTVTEARLAIAIASEGGIGILHKNMSIKSQAAEVRKVKRSESGMIQDPITLLEDAKVKDALKIMHDYKIGGIPVIDGSNKLVGIVTNRDLRFEKDLEKDVRDVMTKENIITVEEGTGLDVAEEILQKHKIEKLPVVDGGNRLIGLITYRDISKVKINPNSCKDSFGRLRVAGAIGIAADTMDRVDALVAAEVDAVAIDTAHGHSKLVIDLLKKIKEKYPNLDVVVGNIATAEAALELVKHGADAVKVGIGPGSICTTRIIAGIGVPQLSAVFNVAAALEGTGVPLIADGGVRFSGDIVKAIAAGASSVMLGSLFAGVDESPGETIIFEGRKFKVYRGMGSLEAMQKGSKDRYFQESEMDAKKLVPEGISGRVAYKGTLSEVLYQLIGGLKAGMGYTGSATVEDLAKAKFMKISPAAITESHPHGVAITREAPNYSR